In Lacrimispora indolis DSM 755, a genomic segment contains:
- a CDS encoding methyl-accepting chemotaxis protein yields MSIKKIIYSTMACLALLSVLNAGLMFWLLNQNQSNGKIVNYCGVVRGATQRIMKLHLLEQPVEEQIAKAEKAMDGIIAGDKELGLPVPRDKELVEQMQQIRTYWKDQILPLLNDKQNDKLLENSEELFNKSNDAVSQAEKYSAQGITMLKIVSLFTLGINLISIAFILMIIRRKILIPVKTLESGMERLSQGDLQSEIDYSSSNELGMLANSMRVSINTLSDYISRIGDSMKQMEQGNFDLPSQQYIGDFINIGHSIENFSAQISETLGQLHQTSEQVSAGAEHVAASSQLLAVGAAEQNSAIDDLSHAVETIVTKIDYTKSNAGIFNTKAQTMGVSLDESEQQMRLLLQAMDDIQRNSEEIIKINKTIEDIAFQTNILALNAAVEAARAGEAGKGFAVVADEVRNLAAKSALAAKNTSELIDVSVRSVETGKDLSDSMARILNTVLMDAREIASGIGKIRSASQEQSLSVSHITDSVEKITSVVQSNSATAQESAAASEELSAQARMLSSLANQFTLKGNSDISFL; encoded by the coding sequence AGATCGTGAACTATTGCGGTGTCGTAAGAGGTGCAACACAGCGTATTATGAAGCTCCACTTGCTTGAGCAGCCGGTGGAAGAGCAGATCGCGAAGGCAGAGAAGGCCATGGATGGAATCATTGCAGGCGACAAGGAACTGGGTCTTCCCGTTCCAAGGGACAAAGAACTGGTTGAACAGATGCAGCAGATCCGTACATATTGGAAAGATCAGATCCTGCCCCTTTTAAACGACAAACAAAATGACAAGCTGCTGGAAAACAGTGAAGAGCTTTTTAACAAAAGCAACGACGCTGTATCCCAGGCTGAGAAGTACTCCGCTCAGGGAATCACAATGCTTAAAATTGTGAGTCTTTTTACCTTAGGAATTAATTTGATCTCCATCGCCTTTATTCTGATGATCATCCGCAGAAAGATCCTGATTCCGGTGAAAACCCTGGAAAGCGGAATGGAACGCCTTTCTCAGGGAGATTTGCAGAGCGAGATCGATTATTCTTCCAGTAATGAGCTGGGAATGCTGGCAAACAGCATGCGGGTGTCCATTAACACCCTTTCCGATTACATTTCCCGTATCGGAGATTCCATGAAGCAGATGGAACAGGGGAATTTTGACTTACCCTCCCAGCAGTATATCGGAGATTTTATCAATATCGGACATTCCATTGAGAATTTTTCTGCGCAGATATCAGAGACGCTTGGCCAGCTGCACCAGACCTCTGAACAGGTATCCGCAGGCGCGGAGCATGTTGCGGCAAGCTCCCAGCTGCTGGCTGTGGGGGCTGCGGAGCAGAACAGCGCAATTGATGACCTGTCTCATGCGGTAGAGACCATTGTAACAAAAATAGATTATACGAAGTCAAACGCCGGTATTTTTAACACCAAAGCGCAGACAATGGGGGTAAGCCTTGATGAGAGTGAGCAGCAGATGCGGCTTTTGCTTCAGGCAATGGATGACATCCAAAGGAATTCAGAGGAAATTATAAAGATCAACAAAACCATTGAGGATATCGCATTTCAGACCAATATCCTGGCATTAAATGCGGCTGTTGAAGCGGCCAGGGCAGGTGAAGCTGGAAAGGGTTTCGCCGTAGTGGCAGATGAGGTCCGGAACCTGGCAGCAAAGAGTGCACTTGCTGCAAAAAATACTTCTGAACTGATCGATGTTTCTGTCAGGTCTGTTGAGACAGGAAAGGATTTAAGCGATTCCATGGCCCGGATACTCAATACCGTTTTAATGGATGCCAGAGAGATCGCTTCCGGCATCGGGAAGATCCGGTCAGCCTCACAGGAGCAGAGCCTTTCTGTTTCCCACATTACCGACAGCGTGGAAAAGATCACTTCAGTGGTGCAGTCCAATTCGGCCACCGCCCAGGAAAGTGCCGCTGCAAGTGAAGAACTGTCCGCACAGGCAAGAATGCTCAGCAGTCTGGCAAATCAGTTCACCTTAAAGGGAAACAGTGATATCAGCTTTCTGTAA